A genomic stretch from Mesomycoplasma neurolyticum includes:
- a CDS encoding single-stranded DNA-binding protein: protein MNKVFLAGRIANDFKLMTSANNNYYTWITLAVRRNYKSNEGNEITDFIPFVAWNKTAEILNKYAVKGVKIFLEANLNVVEEVIKNKKTFSFMLQAKAIELLETKEQIENRKNKNNLNTTYCDWTTNEELIEKIEDPIEETNSEPKKEETNKSSIEHLFGTKYPKDINENTYKTFNYDVDEIFKNNK from the coding sequence ATGAACAAAGTTTTTTTAGCCGGCAGAATTGCCAATGATTTTAAGTTAATGACAAGTGCAAATAATAATTATTACACTTGAATAACACTTGCTGTAAGAAGAAATTATAAGTCGAATGAAGGTAATGAAATTACCGATTTTATACCTTTTGTTGCTTGAAATAAAACAGCAGAAATATTAAATAAATATGCAGTGAAAGGGGTGAAAATTTTTCTTGAAGCAAATTTAAATGTTGTAGAAGAAGTTATTAAAAATAAAAAAACTTTTTCATTTATGCTCCAAGCTAAAGCAATTGAACTTTTAGAAACAAAAGAACAAATTGAAAATAGAAAAAATAAGAATAATTTAAATACTACTTATTGTGATTGAACTACAAATGAAGAATTAATAGAAAAAATTGAAGATCCAATTGAAGAAACAAATTCTGAACCTAAAAAAGAAGAAACAAATAAAAGTAGTATTGAACATTTATTTGGAACAAAATATCCAAAAGACATCAATGAAAATACTTATAAAACATTTAATTATGATGTTGATGAAATATTTAAAAATAATAAATAA
- a CDS encoding Mbov_0400 family ICE element protein encodes MSTNLPKMKPMFTKNTKYEITFDRFEGPIKHRPIVIFRDEYAEITEDGKIIEKYYYIKTRSAHDRHGNRKKANKGEIFLEKAEIGLLTKDSYVDTTQIYSIKEEELSNIVDKKNVIFADTYDLTKYQIDKIYRSVLKNLTQEPPYVSLMDVKLNNKTNAFVGELKYSHKDFLYQEYSKSSRKDKEEFKDNILKNKNLIEETLIELRNLKNGVREEFSDILWEWEDDKKFEQEKIEQKRLQNIGDEKNEEFEKEGDDFTR; translated from the coding sequence ATGAGTACAAATTTACCTAAAATGAAACCAATGTTTACAAAAAATACTAAATATGAAATTACTTTTGATCGTTTTGAAGGCCCAATCAAACATAGACCTATTGTTATATTTAGAGATGAATATGCAGAAATTACTGAAGATGGGAAAATTATAGAAAAATATTATTATATTAAAACTAGAAGTGCACATGATAGACATGGTAATAGAAAAAAAGCTAACAAGGGTGAAATTTTTTTAGAAAAAGCTGAAATAGGATTATTAACAAAAGATTCATATGTTGATACAACACAAATTTATTCAATTAAAGAAGAAGAATTAAGCAATATAGTTGATAAAAAAAATGTTATTTTTGCTGATACATATGATTTAACAAAATATCAAATAGACAAAATTTATAGAAGTGTTCTTAAAAACTTAACGCAAGAGCCACCATACGTTTCACTCATGGATGTTAAACTAAATAACAAAACAAATGCTTTTGTTGGTGAGCTAAAATATAGTCATAAAGATTTTTTATATCAAGAATATTCTAAAAGTTCCAGAAAAGATAAAGAAGAGTTTAAAGATAACATTTTAAAAAACAAAAATTTAATTGAAGAAACATTAATTGAATTAAGAAACCTTAAAAATGGTGTACGAGAAGAATTTTCAGATATTTTATGGGAATGAGAAGATGATAAAAAATTCGAACAAGAAAAAATAGAGCAAAAAAGATTACAAAACATAGGAGATGAAAAAAATGAAGAATTTGAAAAAGAAGGTGATGATTTCACACGTTAA